A genomic window from Candidatus Saccharibacteria bacterium includes:
- a CDS encoding LCP family protein: MVYRFLVAGGKIFKGNILDAFTSKAKLLEDENGRTNILIFGTSGYTMSENAWDGAFLTDSIMVLSVDQDKHNAYMISLPRDLYVKRTCKALGTTAGKLNESYYCGYTDNKSSSEAGAKALQDKAGEILGLDIQYYVHADWTALVNTVDAVGGVDVMIESDDSRGIYDVATKVKYPNGEAHLNGERALALARSRNSHGGYGLAGGNFDREMYQQKILAALREKALSIGTLANPVTVNSLIEALGDNLQTSFKSSEIQTLIDLASNIKSDSIISLPLVGRTDGNDLMTTGMINSMSVVIPTAGTYNYSDIQEYVSENLTSDPVKREAAVIDVLNGSGTYGLAQKKADDLKNAGYKIGAITNAPETSDVAVTIYQLDKDKSATAEALESKYGVKVKDGKLSGYTAKDDVAFVIVFGASDTN; encoded by the coding sequence TTGGTCTATCGCTTCCTAGTAGCTGGCGGCAAGATCTTTAAAGGCAACATACTCGACGCATTCACATCAAAGGCAAAATTGCTCGAGGATGAAAATGGTCGCACGAACATCCTGATTTTTGGTACCAGCGGTTATACAATGAGCGAAAATGCCTGGGATGGGGCATTTTTGACTGACTCGATCATGGTACTCAGCGTTGATCAGGACAAACACAATGCCTACATGATCAGCCTACCACGTGATCTCTATGTCAAACGAACCTGTAAAGCCCTCGGTACGACGGCTGGTAAATTAAATGAGTCGTATTATTGCGGTTATACAGATAACAAGAGTAGCTCGGAGGCGGGCGCCAAAGCACTGCAGGACAAGGCCGGCGAGATTCTGGGACTAGATATTCAATATTACGTACATGCCGACTGGACCGCGCTAGTCAATACGGTTGACGCCGTAGGTGGCGTGGATGTCATGATCGAGAGTGATGATTCGCGTGGCATCTACGACGTCGCAACCAAAGTGAAATACCCGAATGGTGAAGCGCATTTGAATGGTGAGCGTGCATTGGCACTGGCCCGTTCGCGCAATAGCCACGGTGGTTACGGTCTAGCTGGCGGTAATTTTGACCGCGAAATGTATCAGCAAAAGATCCTGGCAGCTCTCCGGGAAAAGGCGCTCAGTATCGGCACGCTGGCAAACCCAGTCACCGTTAACTCGCTGATTGAGGCGCTCGGCGATAATCTACAGACTAGTTTCAAGAGTTCGGAAATTCAAACCTTGATTGACCTAGCGTCAAATATCAAATCAGATTCGATCATTTCATTGCCGCTCGTTGGCCGAACTGACGGTAACGACCTGATGACGACCGGTATGATCAACTCTATGAGCGTAGTCATTCCGACCGCTGGGACGTATAATTACTCCGATATCCAGGAATATGTCAGCGAGAATTTGACGAGCGATCCTGTGAAACGTGAGGCGGCAGTTATCGATGTGTTGAATGGCTCTGGAACGTACGGTCTGGCCCAGAAAAAGGCCGACGATCTAAAGAACGCTGGGTATAAAATTGGCGCTATCACGAATGCGCCAGAGACCAGTGACGTAGCGGTAACTATTTACCAGCTAGACAAAGATAAATCAGCCACTGCAGAGGCACTTGAATCCAAATACGGCGTCAAGGTCAAAGACGGCAAACTGTCCGGCTATACTGCCAAAGACGATGTGGCTTTCGTGATCGTATTTGGCGCGAGCGATACGAATTAG
- a CDS encoding ATP-binding protein, which produces MHRLIENLDTEFKSCENGVLPDSLWQHMSAFANTRGGKVLLGVSDDGQEIELSREILDKLQKDVSTLISNDKFNRPISVNIECNGA; this is translated from the coding sequence ATGCACAGACTTATCGAGAATCTAGACACTGAATTTAAGAGCTGCGAGAACGGAGTTCTACCTGACAGCCTGTGGCAGCATATGAGCGCTTTTGCAAACACGCGTGGTGGCAAGGTTTTACTAGGTGTAAGTGATGATGGTCAGGAGATAGAGCTAAGCCGTGAAATTTTAGACAAACTACAGAAAGATGTTTCAACCTTAATTAGTAACGATAAGTTCAACAGGCCAATTTCTGTTAATATCGAGTGTAATGGGGCATGA